The nucleotide sequence GCCAGAACGTGCAGGTGGCCTGGACGGGCGGCAGAACCATCCGTACCACGGGCAACAGCTTCGCCACCCCCTTCATCAGCGGGATGTGCGCACGCCTGCTCGGCACCCACCCGAAGCTGACACCGTTTCAGATCAAACACGCGCTCTACCTCTCCGCCGCGAACGTGCGCATCGGCGAACCAGGAACCCGAGGTGAATCATGAGCCAGTCCCCCGGCCTCGTCCCCGCCGCAGGCGTGGGCCCCGCGACACGCGTCGGCAGCGCGGAGCACGATCTGCTGCAGTCCGTCGTCGAGACAGCGCGGGCCATCTTCGGCGCCGCGGCCAGCTCCGTCCTGCTGCACGACCAGGGCACCGACGAGCTGGTCTTCCAGGCCGTGGCCGGGGAGGGCGAAGGGTCCCTGGTGGGCTCGCGGTTCCCCGCCGACCGGGGCCTGGCGGGCTGGGTGCTCGTCTCGGGCGAGCCCATGATCGCGGACGACCTGCGGAAACAGGGCATGTTCGCCAGGGACGTCGCGAAGTCGACGGGGTACGTGCCGGACGCGCTGATGGCGGCGCCGCTCGCCCATCGCGACCGGGTGCTCGGCGTCCTCGAAGTGCTCGACCCCGCCGAGCAGTCCCGCTCCAGCCTCTCCGAACTCGATCTTCTCGCACTCTTCGCCCGTCAGGCCGCGGCGGCTCTCGCGGTCATAGCCGACCGGCGCCACGAGGAGACCCCGTCGGCCGTCCGCGCGCGGGGCCTGGAGTTGCTGGCCTCGCTTCGGGACGTACTGCTCGACGGAGTGCAGCCGCAGGCGCCGCACGAGGGGTAAGCACCCGGGGGCTGCCGCACTCTCGGACAGCCCCCGGCTCCCCACCCGGGAGGCGGCACCGCACCTTCGAACAGCCCCAACTCCCCACCCGAAGGACAACAACGCGCCTTCGGACACCCCCGGCTCCTCACTCGAAGGACGGCGCCGCAGCCCTTCGAACAGCACCCGGCTCCCCACCCGAAGGACAGCACCACAGCCTTCGGGAGGCCTCCGGCCTCACGCCCCGGGTGCCGCCTCGCGGCCCGGGTGCCGCCTCGCGGCCTTCGGACAGGGGGCGGATCCGCGCGCCGGGGACGGGGACCGGGTCAGCGGGCCGCCGATTCCACGGCGTCGGCGGCGCGGGTCTCGCTCTTGCCGTCGGCGAGCAGACCGCCGATCTCCTCCGCGCGCGCACGCAGTTCGGTGTCGCGGGCGGTTTCCGCGACCGCGGCACGCAGGTCCGCGGCGGGAGCTCCGGGCTCCGGCAGTCTGCGGGCGACGCCGGCGCGCAGGCAGCCGGCGGCGAGGACCTGCTGCTCCGACCCGTTGGGGGCCACGAGCAGCGGCTTGCCGCGCAGGAGGGCGGCGAGCACGGGGGCGGACGTCGCATTGGTCACGACGAGGTCGGCCCGGTCGACGAGGGGTCCCATCCAGGGGCGTCGGCCGACGATCAGGTCGGCGTCCGCGGCGGCCTCGGGGGCGCCCGACCGTCCCAGTTCCACGACGGCCCGGTGCGTGCCCGAGGTGAAGGCCGCGTTGAGGCGCGGCCAGAGGGCGGCGCCTCCGAAGGTCCGGCCGAGATGCACGTACGCCAGGGGCTTGGAATCCGGCAGCGGTTCGGCCACCAGGGGTTCCGGCTCCCACCAGCAGGGACCGACATGCCGTACGGCGGGGGGCAGTTCGCCGCCGGGCGCCTCCATGACGGGGTGACCGCGCAGCAGGAAGGCGGCGCCGAACAGCGGGGTGTCCGGGGACCGGTCGCGGCGTGGGGCGAGGCCGGCCGCCTCTCGTACCGCCGCGTAGTGCTTCAGGGTCTCCGTCAGCCGCCACTCGCGGCCGTGCGCGTCCGCCGGGCCGGCGTCACCGCGGTAGGGCCAGAGATGTGCCGCCAGTCCGAGGACCACCACCGGCAGGCCGGCGGCCTCGGCGGCCACGAGCGCGCCGTGGCAGAGCACGGAGGTGACCAGGACGTCGGGCCGCAGCCGCCGGACCGCCCGCGACACCACGGTGTACTGCTCGGGGCCGCGGACCGTCCAGTGGGCCACCGACAGCGCGGTGGCGTCCGCGACGGCCGATACCTCCAAGCCTGCCTCGGTGACCGCCGGAGCGGCCGGCGGCCCGGCCAGGACGTGCACCGTGTGGGCGCGGCGGCGCAGTTCGCGGCCCACCGCGAGGGCCGGGTACAGGTAGCCCGGGTCGTTCAGCGGGCACAGGAGCACCTTCATGTCAGCCGTCCCCCGGCAGAGGCAGGCCCAGGTGGTGGGCGAGGAAGGCCATGACGTCCGCGTAGAGGCGGGCGCTGCGCGAGGCACCGCGCGCGCCGTGGCCGACGCCGCGCTCGGTGCGCAGCACGACCGGCCCGTCACCCGTACCGGCCCACTGCAGGGCGGCGCACATCTTCCGGGCGTGCGCGGGGTCGACCCGGGTGTCGCCGTCGAAGACGGCCAGCAGCACGGCCGGGTAGCGCGCGCCCTCGCGCACCCGGTGGTAGGGCGAGTACGAGAGCAGCCGCGCGAACTGAGCGGGGTCCGCCGCGCTGCCGTACTCGTCGCGCCAGCTCGCCCCCATCCCCGACAGCTCGTAGCGCACCATGTCGAGCAGGGGCGCCGCGCACACGACGGCCGCGTAGGTCTCCGGCCGGCGGGTCAGCGCGGCGGCGGCCAGCAGGCCGCCGTTGGAGCTGCCGAGGACGCCGAGCCGGCCGGGTGCGGCCCATCCGTCACGGAGCAGCTGGTCCGCCGCGGCGTCGAAGTCGTCGAAGGTGTTGTGCTTGTGCTCGCGGCGCCCGGCCCGGTGCCACTGCTCACCCTCCTCGCCCCCGCCGCGCACACAGGCCACCGCGTACACCCCGCCCGCACGCACCCAGGGCACGGCCTGCGGGGTGAAGCCGGGGGTCATCGAGGCGCCGAAGCCGCCGTAACCGGTGAGGACGGCGGGGCGGGGTCTGTCGGGGCGGCCCGTGGGGGACATGACGAACATGCGCACCTCGGTGCCGTCGCCGGAGCGCACGACCTCCTGGGTGACGCGCACGCCCTCGGCGGGGGCCGCCACTGGGGAGCCGCCCGTCCAGGGGCTCAGGCGTCCGGTGACGGCGTCGTAGTGCAGGACGACGGAGGGTGTGACGTGGTCGGTGTACGCGAACCACACGTCGCAGCCGGGTTCCTGACGTGTGGTCAGGCGGGTCACCGTGCCCCGTCCGGGCAGGGGTACGGTTCCGGTCCGGGCTCCGGTCCGGGCGTCGTGCAGGGTCATCTCTCCGACCGCGTGCCGGGTCCGGACGACCACCAGCAGCGGCCGGTGCAGTGCGGGGCCGTCCAGGACCGCGAAGTCCTGCAGTACGGTGCCGGGTTGCTCGGCGACCAGGGTGCGCCAGTGGCCGGGGTCCGTGGCATCGCGCGCGGCTGCGGCGATCCGGCCGCGCGGGGCACCGGCGGTCGTCCTCACCAGCAGCGGTCCTCCGCCCGGCCTGAGGCGGACGGCGGTGTGGGCGTCGACGCCGTGCTGAAGGCGGCGCAGGTCGGGCCGGTCGGGACCGGTCCTGGTCAGGTCGGCGGTCCACAGGTCGGTGCGCGGTGAGGTGCCCTCGCTGGCGCCGACGACCAGGATTCGGCCGTCGGGGGCGGTGGCCACGGTGTAGTACTGGGTCGCCGACCGCCCGGCCCCGAAGATCTCCGCGTCCTGGTCCGGCGGCGCACCGACCTGGTGCAGATACACGCGGCGACGGGGTCCCGCCCCGCCGGCGGCGTGCTCCGACGGCAGCCGGCGCACGTAGTAGAAGGCCCGGCCGCCCGGCAGCCATGCCACGGGGGAACGGCGGACCCGGTCCACGGGCCCGTCGACCGTCTCGCCCGTCGCCGTGTCGAGCACCCGCAGCACCGAGTGTTCCGTACCGCCCGAGGACAGCTGGACGGCCACCAGGTCGCCCTCCCATGACGGCTCCCAGGCGTCAAGCAGCGTCGTACCTGAGGGGTCGGCGTCCAGCGGGTCGAGCAGGATCCGGGTCCGGCCGGCCTCGCGGACGGTCAGCGCGGCGAGGTCGCGCCCCGGTTCCCTGCGCAGCTGGAACTCCCGTCCGCCGCGCACCACCGGCGGCCGGGCGCCACCGCCGGCGAGCAGGGCGGTCATCCGCACGAGCAGCTCGTCCCGGGCCGGCCAGCGTGCCTGCTCGTCCGCGTAGAGCAGTTCCTGGGCGGCGCACCACTCGGCGGTTGCGGGGTCCCGCGGATCCTCCAGCCAGCGGTAGGGGTCGGCCACCCGCAGTCCGTGGACGACCTCCTCCGGTCCGCTGCGAGGGGCGGGCGGGTAGGGGTACCGGGCGCGCGCCGGCCTGGCGTCGCGGGGCGGGGACTGGGTCATCGCGGCGCTCCAGGGAGAACGGATCACGTCGGTCACGGGAGGAGGCACCTCGGGCGCCCCCGGTGGGCGGGCGGAGGGGCGAGGGAGCTCAGTCACCCCTGTCGCGCACCTGCGGACGAGCGACGGGGCTCAGGCCGCGCCGGTGGGCGGGCGGTGGACGGGAACGGGAGGCGAGGCAACCGGGTCCACGGGCCCGGGTTCCGGTCCCGG is from Streptomyces sp. NBC_01314 and encodes:
- a CDS encoding GAF domain-containing protein — protein: MSQSPGLVPAAGVGPATRVGSAEHDLLQSVVETARAIFGAAASSVLLHDQGTDELVFQAVAGEGEGSLVGSRFPADRGLAGWVLVSGEPMIADDLRKQGMFARDVAKSTGYVPDALMAAPLAHRDRVLGVLEVLDPAEQSRSSLSELDLLALFARQAAAALAVIADRRHEETPSAVRARGLELLASLRDVLLDGVQPQAPHEG
- a CDS encoding glycosyltransferase, with the protein product MKVLLCPLNDPGYLYPALAVGRELRRRAHTVHVLAGPPAAPAVTEAGLEVSAVADATALSVAHWTVRGPEQYTVVSRAVRRLRPDVLVTSVLCHGALVAAEAAGLPVVVLGLAAHLWPYRGDAGPADAHGREWRLTETLKHYAAVREAAGLAPRRDRSPDTPLFGAAFLLRGHPVMEAPGGELPPAVRHVGPCWWEPEPLVAEPLPDSKPLAYVHLGRTFGGAALWPRLNAAFTSGTHRAVVELGRSGAPEAAADADLIVGRRPWMGPLVDRADLVVTNATSAPVLAALLRGKPLLVAPNGSEQQVLAAGCLRAGVARRLPEPGAPAADLRAAVAETARDTELRARAEEIGGLLADGKSETRAADAVESAAR
- a CDS encoding prolyl oligopeptidase family protein; its protein translation is MTDVIRSPWSAAMTQSPPRDARPARARYPYPPAPRSGPEEVVHGLRVADPYRWLEDPRDPATAEWCAAQELLYADEQARWPARDELLVRMTALLAGGGARPPVVRGGREFQLRREPGRDLAALTVREAGRTRILLDPLDADPSGTTLLDAWEPSWEGDLVAVQLSSGGTEHSVLRVLDTATGETVDGPVDRVRRSPVAWLPGGRAFYYVRRLPSEHAAGGAGPRRRVYLHQVGAPPDQDAEIFGAGRSATQYYTVATAPDGRILVVGASEGTSPRTDLWTADLTRTGPDRPDLRRLQHGVDAHTAVRLRPGGGPLLVRTTAGAPRGRIAAAARDATDPGHWRTLVAEQPGTVLQDFAVLDGPALHRPLLVVVRTRHAVGEMTLHDARTGARTGTVPLPGRGTVTRLTTRQEPGCDVWFAYTDHVTPSVVLHYDAVTGRLSPWTGGSPVAAPAEGVRVTQEVVRSGDGTEVRMFVMSPTGRPDRPRPAVLTGYGGFGASMTPGFTPQAVPWVRAGGVYAVACVRGGGEEGEQWHRAGRREHKHNTFDDFDAAADQLLRDGWAAPGRLGVLGSSNGGLLAAAALTRRPETYAAVVCAAPLLDMVRYELSGMGASWRDEYGSAADPAQFARLLSYSPYHRVREGARYPAVLLAVFDGDTRVDPAHARKMCAALQWAGTGDGPVVLRTERGVGHGARGASRSARLYADVMAFLAHHLGLPLPGDG